One Halobaculum roseum DNA segment encodes these proteins:
- a CDS encoding ABC transporter ATP-binding protein: MASTTRDGRDPDPDATPAFSVEGLSKRFGSGADAVHAVEDVSLSVERGSIVGLLGPNGAGKTTLIKSILGTVIPDEGTVRVLGRDAADGRRGAYANVDAMLEGARNDYWRLTVRENLRYFATIGGVAPDSVADRHDRLLDRLELTERADTPVRELSRGMKQKVSLASVLAGGAELVFLDEPTLGLDVEGSRTLRREIRRLAEEEEVTVVVSSHDMQVVEDVCDRVVVMSEGSIVADDAVERLLGAVDDYRVRIASDDLSPATIADLRDRFAVADADASADPPTLAVSTDGDAAYDLFEALHAADVTLDRVDTVEPSLEDVFVRLTGAAPDASSASEPDDGAARAGRPRAATAGDDGGVQ; encoded by the coding sequence ATGGCATCGACGACGCGGGACGGCCGAGATCCCGACCCGGACGCGACGCCCGCGTTCTCCGTCGAGGGGCTCTCCAAGCGCTTCGGCTCCGGCGCGGACGCGGTCCACGCGGTCGAGGACGTCTCCCTCTCGGTCGAGCGGGGCTCGATCGTCGGGCTGCTCGGCCCCAACGGCGCGGGGAAGACGACGCTGATCAAGTCGATTCTCGGGACCGTCATCCCGGACGAGGGCACCGTCCGCGTGCTCGGCCGCGACGCCGCCGACGGACGACGGGGCGCGTACGCGAACGTGGACGCGATGCTGGAGGGTGCCCGCAACGACTACTGGCGCCTGACCGTCCGGGAGAACCTCCGCTACTTCGCGACCATCGGCGGCGTCGCCCCCGACTCGGTCGCCGACCGCCACGACCGCCTGCTCGACCGGCTCGAACTGACCGAGAGGGCCGACACCCCGGTCCGGGAGCTGTCGCGGGGGATGAAACAGAAGGTGTCGCTGGCGAGCGTGCTCGCGGGCGGGGCGGAGCTGGTGTTCCTCGACGAGCCGACGCTCGGGCTCGACGTCGAGGGGTCGCGGACGCTGCGCCGGGAGATCCGCCGGCTCGCCGAGGAGGAGGAGGTCACGGTCGTCGTGAGCAGCCACGACATGCAGGTCGTCGAGGACGTCTGCGATCGGGTGGTCGTCATGTCCGAGGGATCGATCGTCGCCGACGACGCGGTCGAGCGACTGCTCGGCGCCGTCGACGACTACCGCGTGCGTATCGCGAGCGACGACCTCTCGCCGGCGACGATCGCCGACCTGCGCGACCGCTTCGCCGTCGCCGACGCGGACGCGAGCGCTGACCCGCCGACGCTGGCGGTCAGCACCGACGGCGACGCGGCGTACGACCTGTTCGAGGCGTTGCACGCGGCCGACGTGACGCTCGACCGCGTCGACACCGTCGAGCCCAGCTTGGAGGACGTGTTCGTCCGGCTGACCGGCGCGGCGCCGGACGCCTCGTCGGCGTCCGAACCGGACGACGGAGCCGCACGCGCCGGGCGACCGCGAGCGGCCACAGCCGGCGACGACGGGGGTGTGCAGTGA
- the rdfA gene encoding rod-determining factor RdfA, whose protein sequence is MTESDLSGHQKERKIVRVMRTYDLDHLEVQLVNRWTGTGEEQFTIRELARWFNVRVVERAMEEHGVSFDGLVPDPETVYDAIDADDPDEHQERVLEALRDSGFPVDDLAEDLPHWRSVYAWLTEDKEVEGGNTREPLTPQRGQERIDKLLSRVERVSDSTLSQLARNRDGEVPDAEVSVRLRVKCSECEHTCVHREWIQAGGCPSCTDSTWDSSSGDSNPDS, encoded by the coding sequence ATGACTGAGTCCGATCTGAGCGGCCATCAGAAGGAGCGGAAGATCGTTCGTGTCATGCGAACGTACGATCTGGACCACTTGGAGGTCCAACTCGTCAATCGGTGGACCGGTACGGGCGAGGAGCAGTTCACGATCCGGGAGCTCGCTCGGTGGTTCAACGTGCGGGTGGTCGAGCGCGCGATGGAGGAACACGGCGTCAGCTTCGACGGGTTGGTGCCGGACCCGGAGACGGTGTACGACGCGATCGACGCCGACGACCCGGACGAACACCAGGAGCGCGTGCTCGAGGCGCTCAGGGACAGTGGCTTTCCCGTCGACGACCTCGCCGAGGACCTCCCCCACTGGCGGTCCGTCTACGCCTGGCTCACCGAGGACAAGGAGGTCGAGGGCGGGAACACGCGCGAGCCGCTGACTCCCCAGCGCGGGCAAGAACGGATCGACAAGCTCCTCTCTCGCGTCGAACGGGTGAGCGACTCGACGCTCTCCCAGCTCGCTCGGAACCGGGACGGGGAGGTTCCGGACGCGGAGGTATCCGTTCGGCTCCGTGTGAAGTGCTCCGAGTGCGAGCACACGTGTGTTCACCGTGAGTGGATCCAGGCCGGCGGCTGTCCCAGCTGTACGGATTCAACGTGGGACTCGTCGTCCGGAGACTCGAATCCCGATTCGTAA
- a CDS encoding zinc-dependent alcohol dehydrogenase family protein has product MRAAVLREHGEPLDVTEVADPEPEPKGVVVEVEACGICRSDWHGWQGDWDWLGIQPQPGQILGHEPAGRVAAVGEDVTNFAEGDHVAVPFNLGDGTCMQCRTGHGNTCENPMPLGFVEPVPGAFAEFVHVPAADHNLVHLPDGVGSVDMAGLGCRFMTAFHGLAHRAPVEAGDWVAVHGCGGVGLSAVHVADALGANVVAVDLDDDKLSTAEELGAAETLNAGDADNVPGAVQALAGGGCHVSVDALGIAETCRNSVLSLGTRGTHVQIGLTTSEEEGMVGLPTDAMVMKEIEFVGSLGLPPTRYDEIFRMVARDKLDPSAVVSETVSLDDVNDKLSAMTDFGTEGIPVIDEF; this is encoded by the coding sequence ATGCGAGCAGCAGTCCTGCGCGAGCACGGGGAACCGCTCGACGTAACCGAGGTCGCCGATCCGGAGCCCGAGCCCAAGGGCGTGGTCGTCGAGGTCGAGGCGTGCGGGATCTGTCGGTCGGACTGGCACGGCTGGCAGGGCGACTGGGACTGGCTGGGCATCCAGCCCCAGCCGGGCCAGATCCTCGGCCACGAGCCGGCGGGCCGCGTCGCCGCCGTCGGCGAGGACGTGACGAACTTCGCCGAGGGCGACCACGTGGCCGTGCCGTTCAACCTCGGCGACGGCACGTGCATGCAGTGTCGGACCGGCCACGGGAACACCTGCGAGAACCCGATGCCGCTGGGGTTCGTCGAGCCGGTCCCCGGCGCCTTCGCCGAGTTCGTCCACGTGCCAGCGGCCGACCACAACCTCGTCCACCTCCCCGACGGCGTCGGCTCCGTCGACATGGCGGGGCTGGGCTGCCGGTTCATGACCGCCTTCCACGGGCTGGCCCACCGGGCGCCCGTCGAGGCGGGCGACTGGGTCGCCGTCCACGGCTGCGGCGGCGTCGGGCTCTCGGCGGTCCACGTCGCCGACGCCCTCGGCGCCAACGTCGTCGCCGTCGACCTCGACGACGACAAGCTCTCGACGGCCGAGGAGCTGGGCGCCGCCGAGACCCTCAACGCCGGCGACGCCGACAACGTCCCGGGGGCGGTGCAGGCGCTCGCGGGCGGCGGCTGTCACGTCTCCGTCGACGCGCTCGGCATCGCCGAGACGTGTCGCAACTCGGTGCTCAGCCTCGGGACGCGGGGGACGCACGTCCAGATCGGGCTCACTACTTCCGAGGAGGAGGGGATGGTCGGCCTCCCGACGGACGCGATGGTGATGAAGGAGATCGAGTTCGTCGGCTCGCTGGGGCTGCCGCCGACGCGCTACGACGAGATCTTCCGGATGGTCGCCCGCGACAAGCTCGATCCCAGCGCCGTCGTCAGCGAGACGGTCTCGCTAGACGACGTGAACGACAAGCTGTCCGCGATGACCGACTTCGGGACCGAGGGGATCCCGGTGATCGACGAGTTCTGA
- a CDS encoding ABC transporter permease, whose protein sequence is MTAADPADGPAGEGPVDAAVARDGASAGDDPRPATHLDLARAVLHREFLIFVRYPANAIGGIVISLVFFGLLFFGGRLLAGRALADSLSGIVVGYFLWTLAVGAYSSVSNDIASEVQWGTLERHVTTPFGFAPVALLKGVAKVVRTFLTSGVVLAVMLVMTGTSLQIAPLTVLVVAGLAIVSVLGLGFAAGGVTVLYKRVGNWLNLLQFGFVVLVSAPVFDQPWLRALPLAHGSAMLQRAMVDGVRLWEFPLADLALLVAVAVGYLAGGYVVFQVATRRARRLGVLGDY, encoded by the coding sequence GTGACGGCCGCGGACCCGGCCGACGGGCCCGCCGGCGAGGGTCCGGTCGACGCGGCCGTCGCCCGGGACGGTGCCTCGGCCGGCGACGACCCGCGACCGGCGACGCACCTCGATCTCGCCCGCGCGGTCCTCCACCGGGAGTTCCTCATCTTCGTCCGCTATCCGGCGAACGCGATCGGCGGGATCGTCATCTCGCTCGTGTTCTTCGGGCTGTTGTTCTTCGGCGGGCGGCTCCTGGCGGGGCGGGCGCTCGCCGACTCGTTGTCGGGGATCGTCGTCGGCTACTTCCTGTGGACGCTGGCGGTGGGCGCGTACTCGTCGGTGTCCAACGACATCGCCAGCGAGGTCCAGTGGGGGACCCTGGAGCGGCACGTCACCACGCCGTTCGGGTTCGCCCCCGTCGCCCTGCTCAAGGGCGTCGCGAAGGTGGTTCGGACCTTCCTCACCTCCGGGGTCGTGTTGGCCGTGATGCTCGTCATGACGGGCACGTCCCTGCAGATCGCGCCGCTGACGGTCCTCGTCGTCGCGGGGCTGGCGATCGTCTCGGTGCTCGGGCTGGGCTTCGCCGCCGGCGGCGTCACCGTCCTGTACAAGCGGGTCGGCAACTGGCTGAATCTCCTGCAGTTCGGCTTCGTCGTGCTCGTCTCCGCGCCGGTGTTCGACCAGCCGTGGTTGCGGGCGCTGCCGCTGGCGCACGGGAGCGCGATGCTCCAGCGGGCGATGGTCGACGGCGTCCGCCTGTGGGAGTTCCCGCTCGCGGACCTCGCGCTGTTGGTCGCCGTCGCCGTCGGCTACCTCGCCGGCGGCTACGTCGTCTTTCAGGTCGCGACCCGGCGAGCGCGGCGGCTCGGCGTGCTCGGCGACTACTGA
- a CDS encoding GAF domain-containing sensor histidine kinase, whose translation MNRTSDREDITDLGAIRRMYRITADYERSFDTKVSDLLDLGRAYLGVRVGFLTEIADDEQLIVNASGDHPLLQPGESCPLDKTYCRRTLSHDDSLTVQHAEVEGWEGDSAYEQFGLESYIGAKVVVDGDTYGTFCFADTEPREQPFSEPESTFVELMAEWVSYELFQKQATERIQRQRDQLEEFAKVVSHDLRNPLSVVQGYLDLAEETGDPEHYDRCRNALDRMETLIEDLLVLAREGESIAETETVDVGEVARDCWSFVATEDATLSVEIDRRITADGSRLQQLFENLFRNAIEHGRDDVAIRVGELADGSGFFVADDGPGIAPADRDQILDHGYSTAEDGTGFGLTIVTQIADAHGWEVTVTESDEGGARFEISQVT comes from the coding sequence GTGAACAGGACCTCCGACCGAGAAGACATCACCGACCTGGGCGCCATCCGGCGAATGTACCGCATCACCGCCGACTACGAGCGGTCGTTCGACACGAAGGTGTCCGACCTGCTGGATCTCGGGCGGGCGTATCTGGGGGTTCGGGTCGGCTTTCTCACGGAGATCGCCGACGACGAACAGCTGATCGTCAACGCCAGCGGCGACCACCCGCTGTTACAGCCGGGCGAGTCGTGTCCCCTCGACAAGACGTACTGCCGACGGACGCTGTCGCACGACGACTCGCTCACCGTCCAGCACGCCGAGGTCGAGGGGTGGGAGGGGGACTCCGCCTACGAGCAGTTCGGGCTCGAGTCGTACATCGGGGCCAAGGTCGTCGTCGACGGCGACACCTACGGCACGTTCTGTTTCGCCGACACCGAGCCGCGGGAACAGCCGTTCAGCGAGCCGGAGTCGACGTTCGTGGAGCTGATGGCCGAGTGGGTGAGCTACGAGCTCTTCCAGAAGCAGGCGACCGAACGCATCCAACGCCAGCGCGACCAGTTGGAGGAGTTCGCCAAGGTCGTCTCACACGACCTCCGGAACCCGCTCAGCGTCGTCCAGGGATACCTGGACCTCGCGGAGGAGACCGGGGACCCCGAGCACTACGACCGGTGTCGGAACGCGCTCGACCGGATGGAGACGCTGATCGAGGACCTGCTGGTGTTGGCGCGGGAGGGGGAGTCGATCGCCGAGACGGAGACCGTCGACGTGGGCGAGGTGGCGCGCGACTGCTGGTCGTTCGTCGCGACCGAGGACGCGACGCTGAGCGTGGAGATCGACCGGCGGATCACCGCCGACGGCAGCCGGCTCCAGCAGCTGTTCGAGAACCTCTTTCGCAACGCGATCGAGCACGGCCGCGACGACGTCGCCATCCGCGTCGGCGAGTTGGCCGACGGGTCGGGCTTCTTCGTCGCGGACGACGGCCCGGGGATCGCGCCGGCCGACCGCGACCAGATCCTCGATCACGGTTACTCGACGGCGGAGGACGGGACCGGGTTCGGCCTCACGATCGTCACCCAGATCGCCGACGCCCACGGCTGGGAGGTGACGGTGACCGAGAGCGACGAGGGGGGCGCCAGATTCGAGATCTCACAGGTCACCTGA